Proteins from a genomic interval of Bradyrhizobium sp. CCBAU 53340:
- a CDS encoding L-threonylcarbamoyladenylate synthase, protein MKTGLETLVLSAGRAAAEAAARTLAAGGLVAFPTETVYGLGADAANATAVAHIYSAKGRPAFNPLIAHVPDLAAARRIGRFDARALRLAEAFWPGPLTLVVPKSEGCPVSDLATAGLDTVAIRIPAHPAAEAILRAFGGAVVAPSANISGHVSPTQAAHVESDLAGRIDLIVDGGPVTVGVESTIVGCFEAPLLLRPGGLSRERIEAVLGMPLARPPVDTESDDSQPLAPGMLASHYAPRATVRLHAQDVAPGEALLAFGPDRVPGQEAAAAVMNLSPAADLDEAAANLFGYLRNLDAKAPKAIAVMTVPDEGLGEAINDRLRRAAVAR, encoded by the coding sequence GTGAAGACAGGTCTTGAAACACTGGTTTTATCGGCCGGCCGCGCCGCCGCCGAGGCCGCCGCCCGGACCCTGGCTGCCGGCGGGCTGGTCGCGTTTCCGACCGAGACGGTCTATGGGCTCGGCGCGGACGCCGCCAATGCCACCGCGGTCGCCCACATCTACAGTGCCAAGGGCCGGCCGGCCTTCAATCCGCTGATCGCCCATGTCCCGGACCTTGCGGCCGCGCGGCGGATCGGTCGGTTCGATGCACGCGCCCTGAGGCTTGCCGAAGCGTTCTGGCCGGGGCCGCTGACGCTGGTGGTGCCGAAGAGCGAGGGCTGCCCGGTCTCTGATCTCGCCACGGCGGGCCTCGACACCGTCGCGATCCGCATCCCCGCCCATCCCGCGGCAGAGGCGATCCTGCGCGCCTTTGGCGGGGCCGTGGTGGCGCCATCGGCCAATATCTCGGGCCACGTCTCGCCGACGCAGGCCGCGCATGTCGAGAGCGACCTTGCAGGACGGATCGACCTGATCGTCGATGGCGGGCCAGTTACGGTCGGCGTCGAATCCACCATCGTCGGGTGCTTCGAGGCGCCGCTGCTGCTGCGGCCCGGCGGGCTTTCGCGCGAACGGATCGAGGCGGTGCTGGGCATGCCCTTAGCGCGACCGCCGGTAGACACCGAGAGCGACGACAGTCAGCCGCTGGCACCGGGCATGCTGGCCTCGCATTACGCGCCGCGCGCGACCGTGCGGCTTCACGCGCAGGACGTCGCGCCCGGCGAGGCCCTGCTGGCTTTCGGCCCCGATCGCGTGCCCGGCCAGGAGGCCGCCGCCGCTGTCATGAATTTGTCGCCCGCAGCCGATCTCGATGAAGCCGCCGCCAATCTGTTCGGCTATCTTCGCAACCTCGATGCGAAGGCGCCGAAGGCGATTGCCGTGATGACGGTTCCGGACGAAGGTCTGGGCGAGGCGATCAACGACCGACTGCGGCGAGCTGCGGTGGCAAGATAA